The following are encoded together in the Leguminivora glycinivorella isolate SPB_JAAS2020 chromosome 18, LegGlyc_1.1, whole genome shotgun sequence genome:
- the LOC125235767 gene encoding vacuolar protein sorting-associated protein 26C → MSTSLTINLKRPSKVYHEGEVIAGVVVVESPGDARHEGLALVAEGAVNLQLSSKNIGLFSNTLKPINLLNTSVELAPPGKIPGGVTEIPFEIPLRARQATSPGYPGLLETYHGVFVNIMYTLKCGMKRSFLNKPLNATCQFFVQHRHQEPPVLKPVRCEITPASVRAGGGARTPMPAFTIYAEIHSTVCPLDKPLTGKIRVDECSVPIKSIELQLVRVETCGDSEGFSRDATEIQNIQVGEGDVARARDIPLYMVLPRLFTAPTTATVHFKIEFELNIAVIFEDDYLVTENFPILLLRSR, encoded by the exons ATGTCTACAAGCTTAACAATCAACTTGAAGAGACCTAGCAAAGTATATCATGAGGGT GAAGTGATCGCCGGCGTGGTGGTGGTGGAGAGCCCGGGCGACGCGCGGCACGAGGGCCTCGCGCTCGTGGCCGAGGGCGCCGTCAACCTGCAGCTCAGCTCCAAGAACATTGGCCTCTTCTCCAACACCTTAAAG CCAATCAACCTGTTAAACACCTCAGTGGAGTTGGCTCCTCCGGGCAAGATCCCGGGTGGAGTGACTGAGATTCCGTTCGAGATCCCGCTGCGCGCGCGGCAGGCCACGTCGCCAGGCTACCCCGGGCTGCTGGAGACCTACCATGGGGTGTTTGTCAATATAATGTACACACTCAAGTGTGGGATGAAGAGATCTTTCTTGAATAAGCCTTTGAATGCAACTTGCCAGTTCTTTGTGCAGCATAGACAT CAAGAGCCACCGGTGCTGAAGCCGGTGCGCTGCGAGATCACGCCCGCTTCAGTGCGagccggcggcggcgcgcgcacGCCCATGCCCGCCTTCACCATCTACGCAGAGATCCACTCCACTGTCTGCCCCCTCGATAAGCCCCTCACTGgcaag ATTCGCGTGGACGAGTGCTCTGTGCCGATCAAGTCAATAGAGCTGCAGCTAGTACGCGTGGAAACCTGCGGAGATTCTGAAGGATTTTCGAGAGATG CAACAGAGATCCAGAACATCCAAGTAGGAGAGGGCGACGTGGCGCGAGCGAGGGACATTCCACTGTACATGGTGCTGCCCAGGCTCTTCACCGCACCCACCACCGCCACTGTGCACTTCAAAATTG AATTTGAGTTGAACATCGCCGTGATCTTTGAAGATGATTATTTAGTAACAGAAAACTTTCCCATACTACTTCTGAGAAGTAGATAG
- the LOC125235768 gene encoding uncharacterized protein LOC125235768: MYHPNQQYVNGYSYPQFFGIPTETVPNVQQNRATASSSSSDDSSDAPAAQAKREKAVKKKASGDGEGKKKLDTSGFSIEERIVAAAWVHERYHTRTSMGQIKQQFELRFGRPAPAKNTLVVWERKLFASGSIHDAPRAGRPAKRKLEASEVSESLAASPALSVRARAAELNVPRSTLRALMRHLPAEPDKPAKPRAARKRPSKPAIPVQPLF, encoded by the exons ATGTATCATCCTAATCAGCAGTACGTCAATGGATACTCATATCCACAGTTTTTCGGTATTCCCACCGAAACTGTGCCAAATGTGCAACAGAACAGAGCAACAGCTTCGTCTTCAAGTTCAGACGATTCGTCGGACGCGCCAGCAGCGCAGGCGAAGCGTGAGAAAGCTGTTAAAAAGAAAGCGAGTGGTGACGGTGAAGGGAAGAAAAAATTGGATACGTCGGGGTTTTCGATAGAGGAGCGCATCGTGGCCGCGGCTTGGGTGCACGAGCGCTACCACACGCGCACCTCCATGGGACAG ATAAAGCAGCAGTTTGAGCTGCGTTTTGGGCGGCCGGCGCCGGCCAAGAACACCCTGGTAGTGTGGGAGCGCAAACTGTTTGCTTCTGGCTCCATCCATGATGCGCCGCGCGCCGGCCGTCCAGCCAAAAG GAAGCTGGAGGCGAGCGAGGTGTCGGAGTCCCTGGCGGCGTCCCCCGCGCTGTCcgtgcgcgcgcgcgccgccgagCTCAACGTGCCGCGCTCCACGCTGCGCGCGCTCATGCGCCATCTACCGGCCGAGCCTGACAAGCCGG CAAAGCCGAGAGCGGCCAGGAAGCGCCCCTCCAAGCCTGCGATCCCCGTGCAGCCGCTTTTCTAG